A window of Pseudoalteromonas aliena SW19 genomic DNA:
CACCCTCAACATCTAAAATATCGTCTTGTACTTGGAAGGCCAGCCCTATCGCATAACCAAAAGTAGATAAGCTTTCTAAAGTGTGTTTATCTGCTTTTTCACTGCACAATGCACCTAACATAATAGCGCAGTTAATCAGCGCACCCGTTTTTAGTTTATGGATCCGCTCCAGCTCTTGTGCAGTAATGACTTTGTCAGTTGCGGCAATGTCTAAACCTTGCCCGCCAACCATGCCTTTAAGGCCTGATGCATGTGCTAATTGTGCGATCATCTTTACTTGTGTTTGTGCTGAGCATTTGAATTGATGATTTGCAATTAACTCAAAAGCGATAGTTTGTAGAGCATCGCCAGCTAAAATAGCATGGGCTTCACCAAACTCTATGTGACAAGTTGGGCGGCCACGGCGTAAGTCATCATCGTCCATCGCCGGTAAGTCATCATGCACTAACGAATAGCTATGAATGCATTCAATAGCTGCTGAAAGTACATTCAGATCGTGTTTATTTGCGCCAAACATCTCGCCCGTTGCATAAACTAAAAATGGGCGTAATCTTTTACCGCCATTAAATAACCCGTATTGTGTGGCATTTTTTACCGTTTCGTCTGTATCTAACGACTGTTTGAAATACGCTTTCAAGGTAGCTATTACATCTATTTGCGCACGTTCAATCTGTTCTTTAATACTCACAGTTATTCCGTATCGTTATCAAAGTTAGTAAGTACTGATTTTTCGCCATTGCCCATTAAAATTGATACTTTTTGCTCCGCTTGTTGTAATTTACCAGATGAAGCATTGGCTAAAGCAATTCCGCGTTCAAATTGTTTTAATGATTGCTCAAGCGATAAATCACCTTGTTCCATATCACTAACAATTGTCGATAATTCTTCTAGTGCTTGTTCGAAACTTAAGTTTTCAGGTTTTTTAGTCGCCATCTTATTTCAGCTTACGTGGTAAATTTAGGAGCCAATTTTAGGGGGAATGCTAAACTAGGTCAAAGGATGATACGTTTTTTTCGTCTATTAATATCAAATGCTATTCTTGTATGCATTAATAAGGGCTTAATCACGGTCAATTCTTTTAATAAAAGTAATTATTAATGCAGCTTGAATATAAATTACACTAATAAGACTTTTTTATCTTTATTTAGATAAACCGCTTAAGCAATTCAATATGTTGCCGATAAGCAGTTAATGATAAAAAGTTTATAATAAGGCCTTAGTGCATGAAACCTTTGGAGGAAATGTGGATTTAGCAACCATTATAGGGATCCTTGGCGCAATTGGCTTAATTGTCATGTCCATGTTTATGAGCAGTAGTGGCGAAATGGCCATGTTTTACAACACTCCTTCAGTGGTGATTGTATTTGGCGGTTCTATATTTATTGTTTTATCGAACTACACCATGGGGCAGTTTTTTGGCATTGGTAAAGTGGCCGCTAAAGCCTTTATGTTTAAAATTGAATCGCCAGAGGAGTTGATAGACAAAGCCGTTGAACTTGCTGATTCAGCTCGAAAGGGTGGCTTTTTAGCCCTCGAAGAGGCTGAAATACCGAACCAGTTTATGCGTAAAGGCGTTGATATGTTAGTTGATGGTCATGATGCTGACGTTGTTAGAGCGACTTTACAAAAAGACATAACTTTAACGTCAACCCGTCATGAAATGGGAGCCGGTTTATTTAAAGCCATGGCTGATATTGCACCAGCAATGGGAATGATCGGTACGCTCATTGGCTTAGTTGCTATGTTATCTAACATGGATGATCCAAAATCAATCGGTCCTTCGATGGCTGTTGCTTTGTTAACAACTTTATACGGCGCTTTTTTAGCAAATGTAGTGGCGATCCCTATCCAAGTTAAATTGGAGCTGCGTAAAGACGAAGAAGCAATGAACCAACGTTTGATTTTAGACGCTGTATTAGGTATTCAAGATGGTCAAAACCCAAAAGTAATTGAAGGCATTTTGAAAAACTACTTAGCTGAATCAAAACGTAAAGTTGATACCGAGGAGTAAACATGTCTGAGCAAGAGTGTAAATGTCCTCCCCCAGGGCTTCCAGCTTGGATGGGAACCTTTGCAGATTTAATGTCTTTATTGATGTGCTTTTTTGTACTCTTGCTTGCATTTTCTGAAATGGATGTACTTAAATTTAAACAAATAGCCGGTTCAATGAAGTTTGCATTTGGTGTACAAAATAAAATAGAAGTAAAAGATATTCCCAAAGGTACTTCTGTTATTGCTATGGAGTTTACGCCAGGAAAACCAGAGCCCACACCAATCGAGACTATTCAGCAACAAACAGTAGAAATGACTCAACAAATGCTTGAATTTCAGGCCGGTGATGAAAGCTCTGCAGGTGGTAGGCAAGAACAACGAGGTGATAAACGGGGTGGGGAATCTCGTAGTACCTCTCAAGAACAATCTTCTGATCAAGCAATCTCTGCTGCAGATCAAGAACAAACAAATGAACTTGTTAAAAAGATTGCTCAGCAATTAGAAAGGCAGATTATTGATGGTGCAATAGAGCTTGAGTCTTTAGGCCAGCAAATAATTATTCGCATCAGAGAAAATGGGTCTTTTCCTTCAGGTAGTGCTTTTTTGCAGCCTAAATTTAAACCCATTATTCAAGATATTGGCATATTGTTAAAAGATGTGCCTGGTGAGATAACAGTATCAGGTCATACTGATGATTTTCAGGTTTCGAATGAGCTGTACATAAACAACTGGGATCTTTCTTCTAAGCGAGCTGTTGCTGTAGCAAGCGAGTTACAAAAAGTACAAGGCTTTGACAAAACTCGGATGATGGTTGTTGGGCGAGCTGAAACAAGACCACTTGTACCAAATGATACAGATGAAGACCGCCGAAGAAATCGTCGTGTCGAGATTTCTATTTTACAAGGTAAGGCAAAAGAGTCTGCACCTATTGATGTAAGATAACTTTACTTGGCAAATACGTTTATTTATCATAAAGTAAGCTTTCAATAACAAATGTAACGGAGTCAGCCATGAAGAACATCGATAAATTTAGTTATATGCCAGGTAATGGTAACGGTAATGACGATAATGAACCTGAGAAAGAATAGGTTGAGTGTAATATTTTGCCTGAATGGTTTGAAAGTATTACTAAGATACTCGAGAGTAGCTGGGTTTTTATATTAAGCCCTGCTATTTTTGTGTTTTACCTTCGCAAAGATCACCTAGCATTACGCTTTGTGTTGGTTACTGCTATATTCTTTTTTTATGGGGCGTTGATTAACGACCATTTAAAAGAGTTTGATAGCAGTACTTATATTTATCGTTATGTTATTTGGGCGTTTAATGATCTTGTTTGGATGGCTCTGATTGCCTATTTAGGAATAAAAGACAAAATTTATTTGTGGCAGTGTGTTATCGGTCAGCTTGTTGTTGTAAGTGCCCCTATTTTACAACTTTTCAGATTAGTTGATCGCCATTTATGGGATCTTTCTTATAGTACATACATTTATAAAACCTTATTGCCATTTATTAATATAGGCACCGTTGTTGTTTGTTATCTACCGATAGTTTATTTATTAATTAATAAGCGCAATACTGCATCAAACGAACAATAAAATTTATAGCTTCAAACTAATGTGCTAGACTACTGTTTATATGAACAGTAGTGAGCGAGCTATGAAACTCTATATTGCAGAAAAACCTTCACTCGGACGCGCTATTGCTGATGCGTTACCAAAGCCACATAAAAAGCATGATGGCTATATAGAAGTCGCTAATGGAGACTGTGTCTCGTGGTGTATTGGGCATTTGCTAGAACAAGCAGAACCCGATGATTATGATGAGCGTTTTAAAAAGTGGCAGTTTGAACACTTACCTATCATACCTGAACAGTGGAAGTTAAAAGCCAAAACCAAAACTCGCAAACAGCTCACTGTTTTAAAAAAATTAATTAAACAAGCCTCGCAACTTATTCACGCTGGCGATCCAGACCGTGAAGGCCAGCTTCTGGTCGACCAAGTAATAGAAGAAGCTAAAATAAGTCAGGCTAAAAAGCAGAGTACGCAACGTTTACTCATTAGTGATTTAAACTTATCGGCGGTAAAAAAATCACTGGGTACTATGCGTTCTAATCGAGATTTTATTCCGTTAAGTGTATCTGCTTTAGCGCGCTCTCGTGCTGATTGGCTATTTGGTATGAATTTAACACGTGCATACACACTAGCTGGGCAAAAAGCAGGGTTTGGTAATGTGCTTTCGGTAGGGCGAGTACAAACCCCTATTTTAGGTCTTGTTGTTAATAGAGATAACGAAATAGCACACTTTGTATCTAAGCCTTTTTACGATGTACTGGCGCATTTACTTACTCCAGATAACCAGCCATTCATAGCTAAGTGGGTTCCTAGTAAAGCATGTGAGCCACATCAAGATGAAGAAGGGCGAATACTTAACAAAGCACTCGCACAAAATGTTGCTTCACGCATTGCAAAGCAAAGTGCTGAGCTTACTTCACTCGACCAAAAACAAAAAAAACAAAGTGCTCCATTACCGTATAACCTATCTGCACTGCAAATAGATGCGGCTAAAGCATTTGGTATGTCAGCTCAAAAGGTGTTGGACATTTGCCAAATACTTTACGAACGTCATAAACTAATTACTTACCCACGCTCTGATAATCGTTATTTACCTAAAGATCACCATCAAGATGCATCAGCTATTTTTAAAGCTATAAGTGCTAATGGTGGGCAAAGCAGTGAATTAGTAAACGGGGCTGACGCTAAAAAGCGTAGTAAATGTTTTAACGATTCGAAAGTGGCTGCGCACCACGCAATTGTGCCAACGGCAAAACAGCTAAAATCAGCAAGTTTGAGCAGCGATGAAGCAAAGGTATATCAATTAATAAGTCGCCATTACTTAATTCAATTTTATCCCGACTATATATATAACGAAACTAAAGCAGAAGTAACAATTGCTGGCGGATTATTTAAAGCGAATGCAAAGCAAGATGTAAGCTTGGGCTTTAAATTGTTAATGGGTAAGTCTGAATTAAAAGATGAAGCTACGTTACCTCCTTTAATAAATGGTATGTCTCTTTTTTGTGAGCAAGGCGAGGTAGTTGAAAAGC
This region includes:
- a CDS encoding flagellar motor protein MotB: MSEQECKCPPPGLPAWMGTFADLMSLLMCFFVLLLAFSEMDVLKFKQIAGSMKFAFGVQNKIEVKDIPKGTSVIAMEFTPGKPEPTPIETIQQQTVEMTQQMLEFQAGDESSAGGRQEQRGDKRGGESRSTSQEQSSDQAISAADQEQTNELVKKIAQQLERQIIDGAIELESLGQQIIIRIRENGSFPSGSAFLQPKFKPIIQDIGILLKDVPGEITVSGHTDDFQVSNELYINNWDLSSKRAVAVASELQKVQGFDKTRMMVVGRAETRPLVPNDTDEDRRRNRRVEISILQGKAKESAPIDVR
- a CDS encoding DNA topoisomerase III, whose translation is MKLYIAEKPSLGRAIADALPKPHKKHDGYIEVANGDCVSWCIGHLLEQAEPDDYDERFKKWQFEHLPIIPEQWKLKAKTKTRKQLTVLKKLIKQASQLIHAGDPDREGQLLVDQVIEEAKISQAKKQSTQRLLISDLNLSAVKKSLGTMRSNRDFIPLSVSALARSRADWLFGMNLTRAYTLAGQKAGFGNVLSVGRVQTPILGLVVNRDNEIAHFVSKPFYDVLAHLLTPDNQPFIAKWVPSKACEPHQDEEGRILNKALAQNVASRIAKQSAELTSLDQKQKKQSAPLPYNLSALQIDAAKAFGMSAQKVLDICQILYERHKLITYPRSDNRYLPKDHHQDASAIFKAISANGGQSSELVNGADAKKRSKCFNDSKVAAHHAIVPTAKQLKSASLSSDEAKVYQLISRHYLIQFYPDYIYNETKAEVTIAGGLFKANAKQDVSLGFKLLMGKSELKDEATLPPLINGMSLFCEQGEVVEKHTSPPAYFTDATLLAAMTGISRYVKDPQIKKILKDTDGLGTEATRAGIIELLFKRRFLKREGKSIRATETGLALISVLPQGLASPDLTAKWESSLGDIAQQAMSYQQFLQPLLADLNDFVQLAANCDSNAFARLPKSSPKKRFAKRGGKAAFKKSSYKKSSVAS
- a CDS encoding exodeoxyribonuclease VII small subunit, with amino-acid sequence MATKKPENLSFEQALEELSTIVSDMEQGDLSLEQSLKQFERGIALANASSGKLQQAEQKVSILMGNGEKSVLTNFDNDTE
- the pomA gene encoding flagellar motor protein PomA; the encoded protein is MDLATIIGILGAIGLIVMSMFMSSSGEMAMFYNTPSVVIVFGGSIFIVLSNYTMGQFFGIGKVAAKAFMFKIESPEELIDKAVELADSARKGGFLALEEAEIPNQFMRKGVDMLVDGHDADVVRATLQKDITLTSTRHEMGAGLFKAMADIAPAMGMIGTLIGLVAMLSNMDDPKSIGPSMAVALLTTLYGAFLANVVAIPIQVKLELRKDEEAMNQRLILDAVLGIQDGQNPKVIEGILKNYLAESKRKVDTEE
- the ispA gene encoding (2E,6E)-farnesyl diphosphate synthase — encoded protein: MSIKEQIERAQIDVIATLKAYFKQSLDTDETVKNATQYGLFNGGKRLRPFLVYATGEMFGANKHDLNVLSAAIECIHSYSLVHDDLPAMDDDDLRRGRPTCHIEFGEAHAILAGDALQTIAFELIANHQFKCSAQTQVKMIAQLAHASGLKGMVGGQGLDIAATDKVITAQELERIHKLKTGALINCAIMLGALCSEKADKHTLESLSTFGYAIGLAFQVQDDILDVEGDTLILGKPQGSDIAANKATYPALLGMLGAKEKAQNLIQQAHEALANIDADTTLLASLANYLIERDH